A stretch of the Acyrthosiphon pisum isolate AL4f chromosome A2, pea_aphid_22Mar2018_4r6ur, whole genome shotgun sequence genome encodes the following:
- the LOC100160411 gene encoding peptide transporter family 1 isoform X1 — MERPVKTLTFPKSVWFIVCDELCERFNYFGLRTILVLYLTSVLNYTDDESTMIYHGFIFLSYLMPLFGSILADSYWGQFKTIIRLSIVYALGNIILTGASMANSFTLDSQRLFAIIGLICIALGTGGIKPCVVTFGGDQFQLPEQQDQLTQFFGRFITAIYIGSLISMFLAPELRKSTQCFSRDTCFPLAFGLLSLLMITAIAVFILGRNLYVKRKPENHVIFKTFGCIFYGVRKNIVSSSSNEAHWLDIAGNKYSKTEVSDTKAALEVLYTYIAYPVFWALYEQQGSRWTLQATLMNGKLDGISWEIKPDQMQTVHPLLALLLILSFDRFLRPVLAKFGIRRPIQKLVSGTTMAALAFLLTAVLQYKIFGDSTVIPTTEGQLVVYNGFDCNARILSSSLKFVGNNDIDPLGFAKFKYTPNSDESIVNIKLKLNKSCDAYVNYNNLDTNVIVSRGKSISYFLTSNSENKEVKLRRIDHYDDFIKPKNGHPSLRIIIGDDIEKNGSLALVLSRKNHLSYNISSFTNENFIQVAFGNYNLVHDEGRISSNINLMPATIYTLVIRRNDNDSQGLESKLYATDEGNYLHILWQTPQYLCMILADVMFIATSIEFMYTQAPPRIKSFMSACYLMTHSIGNLVVVVVSALSFRKQEHEYLFFSGLMLADTLLLAYLSYNYKYKAFEQRLNDNNDDQDDVDNVVTNQSELQLDGK; from the exons ATGGAACGACCCGTAAAGACCTTg aCATTTCCAAAATCCGTTTGGTTTATCGTATGTGATGAACTGTGTGAAAGGTTTAACTACTTTGGACTTAGaa ctaTCCTAGTGTTATATCTGACATCGGTATTAAATTATACCGACGATGAGTCTACTATGATCTATCAtggctttatatttttatcgtatctCATGCCATTGTTCGGTTCCATATTGGCAGACTCTTATTGGGGACAATTTAA AACTATAATACGACTGTCAATAGTTTATGCTCTGGGAAACATCATCCTCACTGGAGCATCAATGGCCAACAGTTTCACTCTCGATAGCCAAAG attgtttGCCATCATCGGTCTAATATGTATTGCGTTAGGAACAGGTGGCATAAAACCGTGCGTTGTCACGTTTGGCGGCGATCAATTCCAATTACCGGAGCAACAAGATCAACTTACACAATTTTTCGGCAGATTCATAACGGCCATTTACATTGGATCGTTGATATCTATGTTTTTAGCACCCGAACTACGAAAAAGTACACAGTGCTTTAGCAGGGACACATGTTTTCCGCTGGCGTTCGGCTTACTATCACTGCTCATGATAACAgccatag ctGTTTTTATTCTCGGAAGAAATTTGTACGTGAAAAGGAAACCAGAGAATCATGTGATCTTCAAGACTTTTGGTTGCATATtt TACGGTGTTCGCAAAAATATCGTTTCATCATCTTCCAACGAGGCTCATTGGCTGGATATCGCGGGGAACAAGTACTCGAAAACCGAGGTGTCCGACACAAAGGCGGCGCTGGAAGTGCTATACACGTATATTGCTTATCCGGTGTTTTGGGCACTCTACGAACAACAG GGCTCGCGGTGGACGTTGCAAGCGACTTTGATGAACGGCAAGTTAGACGGCATCAGTTGGGAAATCAAACCCGACCAGATGCAGACCGTTCACCCACTGCTCGCGCTTTTGTTGATCCTTTCGTTCGACCGCTTTCTGCGCCCGGTCTTGGCGAAGTTCGGCATCCGACGACCGATTCAAAAACTCGTGTCCGGTACTACCATGGCTGCGTTGGCTTTTCTGCTCACCGCTGTTCTCCAGTATAAAATATTC GGCGACAGCACTGTGATACCGACTACCGAAGGACAGTTGGTTGTATATAACGGCTTCGACTGTAACGCTCGTATATTAAGTTCGTCATTAAAGTTCGTGGGCAACAACGATATCGATCCACTGGGTTTTGCCAAATTCAAGTACACGCCAAATTCCGACGAAAGCATCGTCAACATAAAGCTGAAATTGAACAAATCGTGTGATGCGTACGTTAACTACAACAATCTGGATACTAACGTTATCGTATCGAGAGGAAAG TCAATCTCATATTTTCTAACATCCAACAGTGAAAATAAAGAAGTAAAATTACGACGAATCGATCATTACGACGATTTCATAAAGCCTAAAAATGGACATCCGAGTTTAAG aatcataATTGGCGATGATATAGAGAAGAACGGGTCTCTTGCACTTGTGCTCTCCAGAAAAAATCACTTGTCGTACAACATATCTTcgtttacaaacgaaaatttcaTACAGGTGGCTTTCGGAAA ctaTAATTTAGTACACGATGAAGGACGGATCTCGTCGAATATAAACCTCATGCCAGCGACGATATATACACTCGTCATACGACGCAACGACAATGACAGCCAAGGCCTg GAATCGAAATTGTACGCTACGGACGAAGGCAACTACTTGCACATTTTATGGCAGACACCGCAGTACCTGTGTATGATTCTCGCAGACGTGATGTTTATCGCCACGTCGATCGAGTTTATGTATACCCAA GCGCCGCCCAGAATAAAATCATTCATGTCAGCCTGTTACTTGATGACTCATTCGATCGGAAATCTAGTGGTCGTCGTTGTTTCGGCTTTGTCCTTTCGCAAACAA GAACATGAATATCTATTTTTCTCCGGACTCATGCTGGCAGACACGTTGTTATTGGCTTATTTGAGTTATAATTACAAGTACAAAGCTTTCGAACAACGGTTAAATGACAACAACGACGACCAGGACGACGTCGATAACGTCGTGACAAATCAAAGCGAACTTCAACTCGATGGAAAGTGA
- the LOC100160411 gene encoding peptide transporter family 1 isoform X2 produces the protein MIYHGFIFLSYLMPLFGSILADSYWGQFKTIIRLSIVYALGNIILTGASMANSFTLDSQRLFAIIGLICIALGTGGIKPCVVTFGGDQFQLPEQQDQLTQFFGRFITAIYIGSLISMFLAPELRKSTQCFSRDTCFPLAFGLLSLLMITAIAVFILGRNLYVKRKPENHVIFKTFGCIFYGVRKNIVSSSSNEAHWLDIAGNKYSKTEVSDTKAALEVLYTYIAYPVFWALYEQQGSRWTLQATLMNGKLDGISWEIKPDQMQTVHPLLALLLILSFDRFLRPVLAKFGIRRPIQKLVSGTTMAALAFLLTAVLQYKIFGDSTVIPTTEGQLVVYNGFDCNARILSSSLKFVGNNDIDPLGFAKFKYTPNSDESIVNIKLKLNKSCDAYVNYNNLDTNVIVSRGKSISYFLTSNSENKEVKLRRIDHYDDFIKPKNGHPSLRIIIGDDIEKNGSLALVLSRKNHLSYNISSFTNENFIQVAFGNYNLVHDEGRISSNINLMPATIYTLVIRRNDNDSQGLESKLYATDEGNYLHILWQTPQYLCMILADVMFIATSIEFMYTQAPPRIKSFMSACYLMTHSIGNLVVVVVSALSFRKQEHEYLFFSGLMLADTLLLAYLSYNYKYKAFEQRLNDNNDDQDDVDNVVTNQSELQLDGK, from the exons ATGATCTATCAtggctttatatttttatcgtatctCATGCCATTGTTCGGTTCCATATTGGCAGACTCTTATTGGGGACAATTTAA AACTATAATACGACTGTCAATAGTTTATGCTCTGGGAAACATCATCCTCACTGGAGCATCAATGGCCAACAGTTTCACTCTCGATAGCCAAAG attgtttGCCATCATCGGTCTAATATGTATTGCGTTAGGAACAGGTGGCATAAAACCGTGCGTTGTCACGTTTGGCGGCGATCAATTCCAATTACCGGAGCAACAAGATCAACTTACACAATTTTTCGGCAGATTCATAACGGCCATTTACATTGGATCGTTGATATCTATGTTTTTAGCACCCGAACTACGAAAAAGTACACAGTGCTTTAGCAGGGACACATGTTTTCCGCTGGCGTTCGGCTTACTATCACTGCTCATGATAACAgccatag ctGTTTTTATTCTCGGAAGAAATTTGTACGTGAAAAGGAAACCAGAGAATCATGTGATCTTCAAGACTTTTGGTTGCATATtt TACGGTGTTCGCAAAAATATCGTTTCATCATCTTCCAACGAGGCTCATTGGCTGGATATCGCGGGGAACAAGTACTCGAAAACCGAGGTGTCCGACACAAAGGCGGCGCTGGAAGTGCTATACACGTATATTGCTTATCCGGTGTTTTGGGCACTCTACGAACAACAG GGCTCGCGGTGGACGTTGCAAGCGACTTTGATGAACGGCAAGTTAGACGGCATCAGTTGGGAAATCAAACCCGACCAGATGCAGACCGTTCACCCACTGCTCGCGCTTTTGTTGATCCTTTCGTTCGACCGCTTTCTGCGCCCGGTCTTGGCGAAGTTCGGCATCCGACGACCGATTCAAAAACTCGTGTCCGGTACTACCATGGCTGCGTTGGCTTTTCTGCTCACCGCTGTTCTCCAGTATAAAATATTC GGCGACAGCACTGTGATACCGACTACCGAAGGACAGTTGGTTGTATATAACGGCTTCGACTGTAACGCTCGTATATTAAGTTCGTCATTAAAGTTCGTGGGCAACAACGATATCGATCCACTGGGTTTTGCCAAATTCAAGTACACGCCAAATTCCGACGAAAGCATCGTCAACATAAAGCTGAAATTGAACAAATCGTGTGATGCGTACGTTAACTACAACAATCTGGATACTAACGTTATCGTATCGAGAGGAAAG TCAATCTCATATTTTCTAACATCCAACAGTGAAAATAAAGAAGTAAAATTACGACGAATCGATCATTACGACGATTTCATAAAGCCTAAAAATGGACATCCGAGTTTAAG aatcataATTGGCGATGATATAGAGAAGAACGGGTCTCTTGCACTTGTGCTCTCCAGAAAAAATCACTTGTCGTACAACATATCTTcgtttacaaacgaaaatttcaTACAGGTGGCTTTCGGAAA ctaTAATTTAGTACACGATGAAGGACGGATCTCGTCGAATATAAACCTCATGCCAGCGACGATATATACACTCGTCATACGACGCAACGACAATGACAGCCAAGGCCTg GAATCGAAATTGTACGCTACGGACGAAGGCAACTACTTGCACATTTTATGGCAGACACCGCAGTACCTGTGTATGATTCTCGCAGACGTGATGTTTATCGCCACGTCGATCGAGTTTATGTATACCCAA GCGCCGCCCAGAATAAAATCATTCATGTCAGCCTGTTACTTGATGACTCATTCGATCGGAAATCTAGTGGTCGTCGTTGTTTCGGCTTTGTCCTTTCGCAAACAA GAACATGAATATCTATTTTTCTCCGGACTCATGCTGGCAGACACGTTGTTATTGGCTTATTTGAGTTATAATTACAAGTACAAAGCTTTCGAACAACGGTTAAATGACAACAACGACGACCAGGACGACGTCGATAACGTCGTGACAAATCAAAGCGAACTTCAACTCGATGGAAAGTGA
- the LOC100160411 gene encoding peptide transporter family 1 isoform X3 encodes MLWETSSSLEHQWPTVSLSIAKGTGGIKPCVVTFGGDQFQLPEQQDQLTQFFGRFITAIYIGSLISMFLAPELRKSTQCFSRDTCFPLAFGLLSLLMITAIAVFILGRNLYVKRKPENHVIFKTFGCIFYGVRKNIVSSSSNEAHWLDIAGNKYSKTEVSDTKAALEVLYTYIAYPVFWALYEQQGSRWTLQATLMNGKLDGISWEIKPDQMQTVHPLLALLLILSFDRFLRPVLAKFGIRRPIQKLVSGTTMAALAFLLTAVLQYKIFGDSTVIPTTEGQLVVYNGFDCNARILSSSLKFVGNNDIDPLGFAKFKYTPNSDESIVNIKLKLNKSCDAYVNYNNLDTNVIVSRGKSISYFLTSNSENKEVKLRRIDHYDDFIKPKNGHPSLRIIIGDDIEKNGSLALVLSRKNHLSYNISSFTNENFIQVAFGNYNLVHDEGRISSNINLMPATIYTLVIRRNDNDSQGLESKLYATDEGNYLHILWQTPQYLCMILADVMFIATSIEFMYTQAPPRIKSFMSACYLMTHSIGNLVVVVVSALSFRKQEHEYLFFSGLMLADTLLLAYLSYNYKYKAFEQRLNDNNDDQDDVDNVVTNQSELQLDGK; translated from the exons ATGCTCTGGGAAACATCATCCTCACTGGAGCATCAATGGCCAACAGTTTCACTCTCGATAGCCAAAG GAACAGGTGGCATAAAACCGTGCGTTGTCACGTTTGGCGGCGATCAATTCCAATTACCGGAGCAACAAGATCAACTTACACAATTTTTCGGCAGATTCATAACGGCCATTTACATTGGATCGTTGATATCTATGTTTTTAGCACCCGAACTACGAAAAAGTACACAGTGCTTTAGCAGGGACACATGTTTTCCGCTGGCGTTCGGCTTACTATCACTGCTCATGATAACAgccatag ctGTTTTTATTCTCGGAAGAAATTTGTACGTGAAAAGGAAACCAGAGAATCATGTGATCTTCAAGACTTTTGGTTGCATATtt TACGGTGTTCGCAAAAATATCGTTTCATCATCTTCCAACGAGGCTCATTGGCTGGATATCGCGGGGAACAAGTACTCGAAAACCGAGGTGTCCGACACAAAGGCGGCGCTGGAAGTGCTATACACGTATATTGCTTATCCGGTGTTTTGGGCACTCTACGAACAACAG GGCTCGCGGTGGACGTTGCAAGCGACTTTGATGAACGGCAAGTTAGACGGCATCAGTTGGGAAATCAAACCCGACCAGATGCAGACCGTTCACCCACTGCTCGCGCTTTTGTTGATCCTTTCGTTCGACCGCTTTCTGCGCCCGGTCTTGGCGAAGTTCGGCATCCGACGACCGATTCAAAAACTCGTGTCCGGTACTACCATGGCTGCGTTGGCTTTTCTGCTCACCGCTGTTCTCCAGTATAAAATATTC GGCGACAGCACTGTGATACCGACTACCGAAGGACAGTTGGTTGTATATAACGGCTTCGACTGTAACGCTCGTATATTAAGTTCGTCATTAAAGTTCGTGGGCAACAACGATATCGATCCACTGGGTTTTGCCAAATTCAAGTACACGCCAAATTCCGACGAAAGCATCGTCAACATAAAGCTGAAATTGAACAAATCGTGTGATGCGTACGTTAACTACAACAATCTGGATACTAACGTTATCGTATCGAGAGGAAAG TCAATCTCATATTTTCTAACATCCAACAGTGAAAATAAAGAAGTAAAATTACGACGAATCGATCATTACGACGATTTCATAAAGCCTAAAAATGGACATCCGAGTTTAAG aatcataATTGGCGATGATATAGAGAAGAACGGGTCTCTTGCACTTGTGCTCTCCAGAAAAAATCACTTGTCGTACAACATATCTTcgtttacaaacgaaaatttcaTACAGGTGGCTTTCGGAAA ctaTAATTTAGTACACGATGAAGGACGGATCTCGTCGAATATAAACCTCATGCCAGCGACGATATATACACTCGTCATACGACGCAACGACAATGACAGCCAAGGCCTg GAATCGAAATTGTACGCTACGGACGAAGGCAACTACTTGCACATTTTATGGCAGACACCGCAGTACCTGTGTATGATTCTCGCAGACGTGATGTTTATCGCCACGTCGATCGAGTTTATGTATACCCAA GCGCCGCCCAGAATAAAATCATTCATGTCAGCCTGTTACTTGATGACTCATTCGATCGGAAATCTAGTGGTCGTCGTTGTTTCGGCTTTGTCCTTTCGCAAACAA GAACATGAATATCTATTTTTCTCCGGACTCATGCTGGCAGACACGTTGTTATTGGCTTATTTGAGTTATAATTACAAGTACAAAGCTTTCGAACAACGGTTAAATGACAACAACGACGACCAGGACGACGTCGATAACGTCGTGACAAATCAAAGCGAACTTCAACTCGATGGAAAGTGA
- the LOC100162963 gene encoding peptide transporter family 1, whose product MPATIYTLVIRRNDGGSHGIESKLYATDEGNYLHILWQTPQYVCMIVADVIFIATSIEFSFTEAPPRIKSFISACYSMTQSIGNLVVVVISALSFHKQVHEYLFFSGLMLADTLLLAYLSYNYKYKAFRQRLNDSNDDHDDDDNVVTSQSGLQLDGK is encoded by the exons ATGCCAGCGACGATATATACACTCGTCATAAGACGCAACGACGGCGGCAGCCACGGCATa GAATCAAAATTGTACGCTACGGACGAAGGCAACTACTTGCACATTTTATGGCAGACACCGCAGTACGTGTGTATGATTGTCGCGGACGTGATTTTTATCGCCACGTCGATTGAATTTTCGTTTACCGAA GCGCCGCCCAGAATAAAATCGTTCATATCGGCCTGTTACTCGATGACTCAGTCGATAGGAAACCTAGTGGTCGTCGTTATTTCGGCTTTGTCTTTTCATAAACAA GTACATGAATATCTATTTTTCTCCGGACTCATGCTGGCCGATACATTGTTATTGGCTTATTTgagttataattacaaatacaaagCTTTCAGACAACGGTTAAACGACAGCAATGAcgaccacgacgacgacgataacgTTGTGACAAGTCAAAGCGGACTTCAACTCGATGGGAAGTGA
- the LOC103312029 gene encoding peptide transporter family 1 isoform X3 has translation MYLSFFYALGCLVLTGGSIADMFGLDVQKILTLLGLFFISVGMGGINSCIFAFGGEQFQLHHQEKQLQHYTTNYTLAVFVGSLISTFLMPEFRQSIHCFGKDTCFPLAFGVPTIMMFISIAIFVAGKNMYVKKKPEQKVITRTFGCIFYAMRMKVTSAIPCQTHWLDNAKGKYTESEISDTRSVLDLLFVFTAYPVFWSLYSQSGSKWTLQAMLMNGRVDFLNWTIKPDQIQMLIPLFGITLLVLVDNVFYPMFAAIGIRKPLQKLTFCGFLGVIAFVFAALLQFKIVGNTTEIPSGQGRIYIYNGFDCHVFVKSKSLHIQHQISPLDSFNVSHTVMSQNVSGDVMVVGITIGFESKCNFVSDNYEFTTTVTIIEGKEISYHLIRLNSNTIALNRVGAHDSLVKEKFGNPNLRILFDHTFGFDDNITFTSTDHTSFTSYSLSQFRGMSYKAVIVGIYNVFHNGKMLPTPTMDVIPGTFYTLTLQRNGDKMDVRLFTKDEGKFIHVLWQLPQYFIMTLAGIIFLTTEMKFTFTEAPISMKSFVAAINLLMVALGSLLVITISTMSFKNQAHEFLLYSGLMLADTFLLGYISVVYRSENTIITDAMTPNENKMEETTVVN, from the exons aatctTAACTCTCCTcgggttattttttatatccgtCGGTATGGGTGGCATAAACTCGTGCATTTTTGCATTTGGCGGAGAGCAATTTCAATTACACCATCAAGAAAAGCAGTTACAACACTATACTACTAATTACACATTGGCAGTGTTCGTTGGATCGTTGATCTCAACGTTTTTGATGCCTGAATTCAGACAAAGCATACATTGTTTTGGCAAAGACACGTGTTTTCCGTTGGCTTTTGGTGTGCCGACCATTATGATGTTTATTTCCATTG CAATATTCGTAGCTGGAAAAAACATGTACGTGAAGAAAAAACCGGAACAGAAAGTGATAACGAGGACGTTTGGCTGTATTTTT TACGCAATGAGAATGAAGGTAACTTCAGCCATTCCGTGCCAAACCCACTGGTTGGATAACGCAAAGGGAAAGTACACAGAATCGGAGATATCAGACACGAGGTCAGTCCTTGACCTTCTCTTCGTATTCACAGCATATCCGGTGTTTTGGTCACTATACTCACAATCG GGTTCAAAGTGGACATTACAAGCCATGCTGATGAATGGTCGCGTGGACTTCTTAAACTGGACAATCAAACCCGATCAAATCCAGATGCTAATACCATTATTTGGAATAACCTTGCTCGTCCTCGTTGACAACGTTTTTTATCCGATGTTTGCGGCGATAGGCATCCGGAAACCATTACAAAAGCTCACCTTTTGCGGTTTCCTTGGAGTCATAGCATTTGTGTTCGCGGCGCTACTGCAGTTTAAAATAGTT GGCAATACAACTGAGATACCATCTGGCCAAGGAcggatatacatatataacggATTCGATTGCCACGTGTTCGTGAAATCAAAGTCGTTACACATACAACATCAAATCAGTCCACTCGATTCGTTCAACGTCAGTCATACAGTAATGTCTCAGAATGTCTCAGGAGACGTCATGGTCGTCGGGATCACAATAGGTTTTGAATCAAAGTGCAATTTTGTGTCAGACAACTACGAATTCACTACCACTGTAACAATAATCGAAggaaaa GAGATTTCTTATCACTTGATCAGACTAAATTCAAACACAATTGCATTAAACCGTGTTGGTGCTCATGATAGTTTAGTCAAAGAAAAGTTTGGGAACCCAAATTTAAG aattttgttcGATCATACTTTTGGTTTTGACGATAATATTACATTCACCAGTACAGATCACACCTCATTTACTTCGTACTCTCTCAGTCAATTTCGAGGGATGAGCTATAAGGCTGTTATAGTAGGAAT atataatgtGTTCCACAACGGAAAAATGTTGCCCACACCAACTATGGACGTAATTCCAGGCACGTTTTATACACTAACATTACAACGAAATGGTGACAAAATG gaTGTAAGATTATTTACCAAAGACGAAGGAAAATTCATTCACGTATTGTGGCAGCttccacaatattttattatgacttTAGCCGGCATCATATTCTTGACCACTGAAATGAAATTTACATTTActgag GCTCCAATAAGCATGAAGTCATTCGTAGCCGCCATTAATTTATTGATGGTGGCACTTGGAAGTTTGTTGGTCATAACCATTTCAACAATGTCGTTTAAAAATCaa GCACACGAATTTTTACTGTACTCTGGTCTTATGCTTGCTGACACGTTTTTATTGGGTTACATCAGTGTGGTTTATCGGAGTGAAAATACCATTATAACTGACGCAATGACACCGAACGAGAACAAAATGGAAGAAACTACTGTTGTcaactaa